Proteins from one Epinephelus moara isolate mb chromosome 1, YSFRI_EMoa_1.0, whole genome shotgun sequence genomic window:
- the LOC126390542 gene encoding KH homology domain-containing protein 4-like: MSSGMTGQTPCLSSRWDKPAPSKQSVDVKQQRSSENAAQSVSLSGSVNTAGSNSTVSQPPQTGEKPAPQGGVEMAAAMAAKINAMLMAKGKLLTPPPLLAKTPPSVPVPATTEEMVVTEVDINDVPLNCRDLLTKGKTQEEIRQFSGAVVSTKGHYMSDAEKGKAGQRPLYLHVQGKNQEQVNKAVQRIKEIISEDVLRASAASGGQQVPVMPPLTLYPQPPRPVVTPPVPRMPTTNSVPGHRPAAPHSGSFVHTKIFVGLDHVLPSFNVNEKVEGPGGSYLSHIQSETGARVFLRGKGSGYIEQASKRESFEPLYVYISHPNATGLESAKKLTESLLETVRAESTRMMSMYTATGSTQPYPAHGFPPNSNYSSQGSWYNYPANGYAGGYPAYSGASGYWSNANGPPSHSNMSTNPPSSQAMVQYPVCPRKPHPYLVQEPGSSETVEPEGSLNTPADPGSPKRHFQEGAKEEEPTNRSPEPAAHEEAAPPASSVGEEKVVERILMPPPPPVFVVPAPVARKRPRDMEPEDPVSVPGSAASMGVEGEVCEKKSKVDEDASGLVPYGGDSSDEEEERTRSSKTDNS, from the exons ATGTCTTCGGGAATGACTGGACAAACACC GTGCCTATCCAGCCGATGGGATAAGCCAGCCCCATCTAAACAGAGTGTAGATGTAAAGCAGCAGAGGAGTAGTGAAAATGCTGCCCAGTCTGTTTCATTATCAGGAAGCGTCAACACTGCTGGTTCAAACAGCACAGTCTCCCAGCCACCACAAACAGGAGAAAAGCCAGCACCTCAGGGAGGAGTTGAAATGGCTGCGGCCATGGCTGCTAAAATAAATGCCATGTTAATGGCAAAAGGAAAGCTATTGACTCCTCCACCATTACTTGCAAAG ACCCCTCCAAGCGTGCCTGTGCCAGCCACTACAGAAGAAATGGTAGTAACAGAGGTCGACATAAACGATGTACCGCTTAATTGCAGGGACCTTCTTACTAAAGGCAAAACACAGGAGGAA ATCCGACAGTTTAGTGGAGCAGTCGTCTCAACGAAAGGTCATTACATGTCTGATGCTGAAAAGGGAAAAGCAGG ACAAAGACCTTTATATTTGCATGTCCAGGGAAAGAACCAAGAGCAGGTCAATA AGGCTGTGCAGAGGATAAAGGAGATCATCTCCGAGGACGTGTTGAGGGCCTCAGCAGCATCAGGAGGACAACAGGTGCCTGTAATGCCACCGCTCACACTCTACCCTCAGCCTCCTCGCCCCGTTGTCACCCCACCTGTGCCACGGATGCCCACCACCAACTCAGTGCCAGGACATCGGCCGGCAGCTCCTCATTCAGGG AGTTTTGTGCACACAAAGATTTTTGTGGGTCTGGACCACGTGTTGCCCTCGTTCAACGTGAACGAAAAGGTCGAGGGTCCAGGAGGTTCGTACTTGAGTCACATCCAGTCAGAGACAGGGGCTCGAGTCTTTCTCAGGGGAAAAGGTTCTGGCTACATTGAACAAGCATCAAAACGAGAGTCCTTTGAGCCTCTTTACGTCTACATCAG CCACCCAAATGCAACTGGTTTGGAGTCGGCGAAGAAACTCACTGAGAGTCTGCTGGAAACT GTGAGAGCTGAAAGTACCCGTATGATGTCGATGTACACAGCCACAGGCTCAACACAAC CATACCCAGCACATGGATTTCCACCTAATAGCAATTACTCTAGCCAGGGGTCCTGGTATAACTACCCAGCAAATGGGTATGCTGGCGGCTATCCAGCGTACTCAGGAGCCAGTGGTTATTGGAGTAATGCAAATGGTCCCCCAAGTCATTCTAACATGTCGACAAACCCTCCATCTTCTCAGGCAATGGTTCAGTATCCGGTGTGTCCTAGGAAACCGCATCCCTATCTCGTCCAG GAACCTGGTAGCAGTGAGACAGTGGAGCCTGAAGGATCTTTAAACACCCCCGCTGACCCAGGAAGTCCCAAACGTCATTTCCAGGAGGGGGCTAAAGAAGAAGAG CCCACCAACAGATCTCCAGAGCCTGCTGCTCATGAAGAAGCTGCACCTCCTGCCTCCAGTGTTGGAGAAGAAAAAGTTGTAGAAAG GATTCTGATGCCTCCACCACCACCTGTCTTTGTGGTTCCTGCCCCTGTTGCACGCAAAAGGCCGAGAGACATGGAACCAGAAGATCCAGTCAGTGTGCCTGGCAGCGCCGCGTCGATGG GTGTTGAAGGGGAGGTGTGCGAGAAGAAGTCTAAAGTGGACGAAGATGCATCGGGGCTAGTGCCCTACGGAGGAGACTCCTCcgatgaagaagaggagaggacacGCAGCAGTAAGACAGATAACTCATAA